One region of Brachyhypopomus gauderio isolate BG-103 chromosome 9, BGAUD_0.2, whole genome shotgun sequence genomic DNA includes:
- the kif26bb gene encoding kinesin-like protein KIF26B isoform X1, with protein sequence MGSSEIDRSQRYMTCNKLGSRFGGTKSRTALVSFPCIERPSPEGAGASGDPHGAAPRASDFPSVGCLVGPSGRTLSGFKLSLESITACSGYNSIKSSGVKGKTPPIPDTGLLCEECVVRVDVLREKARRLLNEGHFSTNDPKLSVLLCENVRVPADRCNVCSTHLSQLKQEAVRTLLPRERAIWPGPLPANVAPGSPASGAHTLPRACGLRFPDTRPRQSPRSPDKHCWVTQPTHLHTLWPLSGNNRVSSFNHTTSHDALKKKKDDDEATSAAPVLCQFGGPLHFNASKVSTMLPAGTSAAVSFIVRAVQKLNLTSRRRKQRSDNESYPTNFSGLLHKTPPPMPSNLLHTAGKGREMAETGKVKVMLRVSPSPRAEPSRSQALKLDLRRRQVIVLEPATPSRQGRLFEGTVVTPKAFTFDAAFGPESSQAEVCERSLLEVLQSVVAGSDGCILSFGQTKEGMSYTMIGRDDCASRAGVIPCAISWLFKLLNKKTARTWANISVSVSAVEVCGETEVIRDLLSDIESGNHKDTHKSNVCLQEDPICGIKVFNSSVLSAPTAERAAFLLDAALVSRRTGVAGTSLHNCYMFYTLHVCQKHIECSSKSGMYVDQSKLSLIDLGSCTKESTKNNTAVCLVDLGNVIMAKLSGHNHLHNKGSKLEMLMQECLGNVNCCTTIIAHISTSPEDISETLCTIQIVSQIRRLQRKTRKSACSSPGGRSLGRSKDRKVNMSPKNRLRTFRSAGTLNREFSLPSLFDDPDERSVSDKSCDALVCLEPNGYVNLDQEVKRSQEFLPIIPSLQRTKAGLKVSSSTKHCDILWPASQSPHAPKMEAKMETTQQKSLGCGIPDLECLKCNTFAELQNRLVCIDGTDVGDMSSCMDQSANTVIISEPLSGKPTKIHTEQPEVQGYPRKKDVNDKELGCPIQRENPVNNNREMPYRYTSQTKVVKKIFNCSSRLDNVNSSIESEQSTGSPNGTETMQLAPSLPPPMEQLSSEDSISTPKVRTSPLGKSSSTLSASLGTPASYPLTLNEVPIETQKVMKATITVTVQQPLDLNGHDEVVYSVVEEVTINGADNKGKHAKTASITDPNYSKRLPSESHPVMIISSVGGEQGEGDSESQLQTPVVLSGGKASSAASNSVVKSQIDNTFQPDNSLDESQNEVKDVSEGATTQCEVLNFTDHSFEIGPEQNATKKKCNQSNRQNSKESNGSFSPVNQKMLSDVYRMETQKDQVSSYVAHGTSSPTRVWLSPENQDDSFPISMKRDREPKCGSPRTTLERKMCPVKHGFMEWAEEREPTSPVQKPEKSIHNKRNRKTFMTPCLELDRPIPDNKLDKTPKSPVEESSKLFSAKLEQLANRSRSQGRSRLECFEFRFDEQSTSVCCQDYSGRLVGDCTLPRVTKRHLEQGHCIALGPKGNLEGSYAPFQAKGMTQLAERTAFEEDLSQASLKRVPRSCPMHDVEDSDTSKPSKLSQYKMPNDNKMLFSSKMSGTIPKNSSVSSKSTRHSINRSSSLSPDGFSVKKISWSSQSLSRKQGKASISSKNPGRAPNGRVELLRAGGNSLCSSSLSSLDIDDPEESNVKMKLLTRPLPSPYSRITAPRKPSHCSGNASDNTSVLSGELPPAMCKTALLYHRNSTVSSGYESMMRDSEAMCSSTSTHDSSDQNVFFSSPRTSKKRNSAASRQRHSSQDTLLSDRRSASGSKIRWVDRGTSESYEIKVYEIDSVAGFKKRAEAGNKLARVSTSCEGDDELESVVCFSAKPKFLEHQQQRIAELRAKSNSLKRELKQAKQHLKMNPQTRTQDFDL encoded by the exons ATGGGGTCCTCGGAAATAGACAGAAGTCAAAGATAC ATGACCTGTAACAAACTGGGCTCCCGGTTCGGTGGGACAAAGAGTCGCACAGCGCTTGTGAGCTTCCCGTGCATAGAGCGTCCCTCGCCCGAAGGCGCTGGCGCCTCAGGTGATCCCCACGGTGCCGCACCGAGAGCTTCTGATTTCCCCTCGGTGGGTTGTCTGGTCGGTCCCTCTGGACGCACTCTCTCGGGATTCAAACTGTCCCTGGAATCCATAACCGCTTGTTCGGGATACAACTCTATCAAGTCCTCTGGGGTGAAAGGCAAGACCCCGCCGATACCTGACACGGGACTTTTATGCGAAGAATGTGTCGTTCGCGTGGATGTCTTGAGGGAGAAAGCGCGAAGGCTGTTAAATGAAGGACATTTCTCCACCAAT GACCCGAAGCTCTCCGTCCTGCTTTGCGAGAATGTGCGGGTGCCTGCCGATCGCTGCAACGTCTGCTCCACTCACCTGAGCCAGCTGAAGCAGGAGGCCGTGCGCACGCTCCTTCCCCGCGAACGTGCCATCTGGCCCGGCCCTCTCCCTGCCAACGTCGCGCCTGGGAGCCCAGCCTCAGGGGCTCACACCCTACCCAGAGCCTGTGGCTTGCGCTTCCCTGACACCAGACCCCGCCAGTCGCCCCGCAGCCCGGACAAACACTGCTGGGTCACACAGCCCACGCATTTGCACACCTTGTGGCCTCTTTCTGGAAACAATAGGGTCTCTTCTTTCAATCACACG ACATCCCATGATGCTCTGAAGAAAAAGAAGGATGATGATGAGGCTACGTCAGCGGCCCCAGTGCTCTGCCAGTTCGGCGGCCCCCTACACTTTAACGCATCCAAAGTCTCCACAATGCTGCCTGCAGGAACCTCGGCTGCTGTCTCATTCATTGTCAG GGCTGTCCAGAAGTTGAACTTGACCTCACGAAGGAGGAAGCAGCGCTCAGACAATGAGTCTTATCCAACCAACTTCAGCGGCCTTCTCCACAAGACGCCTCCGCCCATGCCCTCAAACCTCCTCCACACTGCTGGCAAGGGCAGAGAGATGGCAGAGACTGGGAAG GTCAAAGTGATGCTGCGTGTCAGTCCGTCTCCCAGGGCAGAACCATCCCGGTCACAAGCTCTCAAACTGGACCTGCGCAGAAGACAGGTCATAGTGCTGGAACCAGCCACGCCTAGCAGACAAGGGCGGCTGTTCGAGGGCACCGTGGTAACCCCAAAAGCCTTCACCTTCGATGCTGCGTTTGGTCCTGAGTCCTCCCAG GCTGAGGTCTGTGAGAGGAGTTTGCTTGAGGTCCTGCAGTCTGTGGTTGCTGGATCTGATGGCTGCATTCTAAGCTTTGGACAAACCAAAGAAG GAATGTCTTACACAATGATTGGCCGTGATGATTGTGCATCGAGAGCTGGAGTGATCCCTTGTGCCATCTCTTGGCTTTTCAAACTCCTTAACAAGAAGACGGCCAGAACATGGGCGAATATctcagtgtctgtgtctgctgtGGAAGTCTGTGGAGAGACGGAGGTCATCAGGGACTTGCTGTCTGATATTGAGTCAGGCAATCACAAGGACACTCACAAGTCAAACGTCTGCCTCCAGGAGGATCCTATCTGTGGAATAAAG GTTTTTAACAGCAGTGTGCTAAGTGCCCCTACAGCAGAGAGGGCAGCTTTCCTGCTGGACGCAGCTCTTGTTTCGCGACGCACAGGTGTGGCAGGAACCTCCTTGCACAACTGCTACATGTTCTACACTCTTCACGTCTGTCAGAAACACATAGAGTGCAGCAGCAAATCAGGAA TGTATGTGGACCAAAGCAAGCTAAGCCTGATCGACCTGGGTAGCTGTACAAAAGAGAGCACTAAGAACAACACAGCAGTCTGTCTTGTTGACCTTGGAAATGTCATTATGGCCAAGCTGAGTGGACACAACCATCTCCATAACAA GGGAAGCAAACTGGAAATGCTTATGCAAGAATGTCTGGGCAATGTCAACTGCTGCACTACAATCATAGCCCATATTTCCACCTCACCAGAAGACATCTCAGAGACTCTCTGCACCATTCAGATTGTGTCTCAGATTCGAAGATTACAAAGGAAGACCCGG aAATCTGCTTGTAGCTCACCTGGAGGAAGAAGTTTGGGAAGAAGCAAAGACAGGAAAGTGAatatgtcgcctaagaacagaCTAAGAACTTTTAGGTCGGCAGGTACATTAAATCGTGAATTCTCTCTGCCTAGCCTCTTTGATGACCCAGACGAACGTTCTGTAAGTGACAAGTCATGTGATGCTCTTGTCTGTTTGGAGCCAAATGGGTATGTCAACTTGGACCAAGAGGTTAAAAGAAGTCAAGAGTTTCTGCCAATAATTCCATCCTTACAAAGGACCAAGGCAGGCTTAAAAGTGTCTTCCTCTACAAAGCACTGTGATATCTTATGGCCAGCATCACAAAGCCCACATGCACCAAAAATGGAAGCAAAAATGGAGACTACTCAACAAAAATCATTAGGGTGTGGTATTCCTGACTTGGAGTGTCTCAAGTGTAATACCTTTGCTGAGCTGCAGAATCGATTGGTGTGCATAGATGGAACTGATGTGGGTGACATGAGTTCTTGCATGGACCAGTCAGCTAATACTGTGATTATATCAGAACCTCTCTCAGGTAAACCCACTAAGATCCATACCGAACAACCGGAGGTCCAAGGGTATCCAAGGAAAAAAGACGTTAATGACAAAGAACTAGGGTGTCCCATTCAGAGAGAAAACCCAGTGAACAATAACAGAGAAATGCCTTATAGATATACTAGTCAAACCAAAGTGGTTAAAAAAATATTCAATTGTTCCTCAAGGCTTGACAATGTTAATAGCTCCATAGAGTCTGAACAATCTACTGGATCCCCAAACGGAACAGAAACAATGCAGTTGGCTCCTTCCTTACCTCCACCAATGGAACAACTGTCATCAGAAGACTCGATTTCTACCCCTAAGGTTCGGACCTCTCCCCTAGGTAAAAGCTCCTCAACATTGTCAGCTAGCCTGGGAACCCCAGCTTCTTATCCTCTCACTCTTAATGAAGTTCCCATAGAGACCCAAAAGGTAATGAAAGCCACAATCACTGTGACAGTTCAGCAGCCTCTGGATCTCAACGGACATGATGAAGTTGTGTATTCTGTGGTTGAGGAAGTAACAATAAATGGAGCCGATAACAAAGGCAAGCATGCAAAAACAGCTAGTATCACTGACCCCAATTATTCTAAGAGGTTGCCATCGGAATCTCACCCTGTGATGATTATCAGCAGTGTAGGAGGAGAACAAGGCGAAGGTGATTCTGAATCTCAACTTCAGACCCCGGTGGTGTTATCTGGTGGCAAAGCCAGTTCTGCTGCTTCCAACTCTGTAGTCAAATCACAGATTGACAACACTTTTCAACCTGATAATAGCTTAGATGAGTCCCAGAATGAAGTCAAGGATGTCTCGGAAGGAGCCACTACCCAGTGTGAGGTCTTAAATTTCACAGATCACTCATTTGAGATTGGACCAGAGCAGAATGCTACTAAGAAAAAGTGTAACCAAAGTAACAGGCAAAATTCTAAAGAGAGCAATGGTAGCTTCTCTCCAGTTAATCAGAAGATGTTATCAGATGTTTACAGGATGGAAACACAAAAGGACCAAGTTAGTAGTTACGTTGCCCATGGCACAAGCAGTCCTACAAGAGTCTGGCTCAGTCCAGAAAACCAGGATGACTCCTTTCCTATCTCAATGAAACGGGACAGGGAGCCAAAGTGTGGTAGCCCAAGAACGACACTCGAAAGGAAAATGTGTCCTGTCAAACATGGTTTCATGGAATGGGCAGAAGAAAGAGAACCAACATCACCAGTACAGAAACCAGAGAAGAGCATCCACAACAAGAGAAACAGGAAAACTTTCATGACTCCATGTTTGGAGTTAGACCGACCAATCCCAGACAATAAACTTGACAAAACCCCCAAATCCCCTGTTGAGGAGAGCAGTAAGCTGTTTAGTGCAAAGCTGGAGCAGTTAGCAAACAGAAGCCGATCCCAAGGTAGATCACGTTTAGAGTGCTTTGAATTCAGATTTGATGAACAAAGCACTAGTGTTTGTTGTCAGGACTATTCGGGAAGATTGGTGGGTGATTGTACCTTACCAAGGGTTACCAAAAGACATCTTGAGCAGGGCCATTGCATAGCCTTGGGTCCTAAAGGAAATTTGGAGGGAAGCTATGCACCTTTTCAAGCCAAGGGTATGACCCAGCTGGCAGAGAGGACAGCCTTCGAGGAGGACCTATCTCAGGCTAGTCTCAAAAGAGTCCCAAGGTCTTGCCCTATGCATGATGTTGAGGACAGTGATACATCAAAGCCTTCCAAACTGAGTCAATACAAAATGCCAAATGACAACAAAATGTTGTTCAGTTCAAAGATGTCAGGAACCATACCCAAGAATTCATCTGTATCTTCCAAATCTACCAGGCATTCAATCAATAGGAGCTCAAGCCTTTCTCCTGATGGATTCTCTGTGAAAAAAATCTCATGGTCCTCCCAGTCTTTATCAAGAAAACAAGGAAAAGCTTCTATCTCTTCAAAAAACCCTGGCAGAGCCCCCAATGGACGGGTTGAGTTACTTCGAGCAGGTGGAAATTCTCTCTGCAGCTCCAGCCTAAGCAGCCTGGACATCGATGACCCTGAAGAATCAAACGTAAAAATGAAACTGTTGACCCGCCCCTTACCTTCCCCGTATAGCAGAATCACGGCCCCACGCAAACCAAGCCACTGCAGTGGAAATGCCAGTGACAACACCAGCGTTCTAAGTGGGGAGCTTCCACCAGCCATGTGTAAGACTGCCTTGCTGTATCACCGCAACAGCACGGTCAGCAGTGGCTATGAGAGCATGATGAGGGACAGTGAGGCCATGTGCAGTAGCACTTCAACACATGACTCCAGTGATCAAAACGTCTTCTTCAGCTCACCAAGAACTTCTAAGAAAAGAAACAGTGCAG CATCCCGTCAGAGACATTCATCACAGGACACCCTCCTCTCTGACAGGAGGTCTGCAAGTGGGTCTAAAATACGTTGGGTAGATCGGGGTACCTCGGAGTCATATGAAATCAAAGTGTATGAAATTGACAGCGTGGCTGGATTTAAGAAGAGAGCAGAAGCAGGGAACAAG CTGGCCAGAGTGTCTACCTCCTGTGAAGGTGATGATGAATTAGAG AGTGTGGTCTGCTTCAGCGCCAAGCCAAAATTCCTGGAGCACCAACAACAGAGGATTGCGGAGTTGAGGGCCAAGTCCAACAGCCTAAAGAGAGAGCTGAAGCAAGCCAAGCAGCATCTGAAGATGAACCCACAGACACGGACCCAGGACT TTGACCTCTGA